One genomic segment of Arthrobacter sp. zg-Y1110 includes these proteins:
- a CDS encoding DUF3040 domain-containing protein, translated as MALSEHEQRLLDQLEQQLHAEDPKFANSMATSAGRGISTRRIVLGALLAVVGLGVLLLGITEAGILVGVLGFLIMGAGVYYATTRGRKNPPAATDGRKERESSTQRGFMNNLESKWDERKRDQP; from the coding sequence ATGGCACTGTCGGAACACGAGCAGCGCTTGCTGGATCAACTGGAGCAGCAATTACACGCAGAAGATCCAAAATTCGCGAACTCAATGGCGACGTCCGCGGGCCGTGGGATCTCGACCAGGCGGATAGTCCTCGGCGCATTGCTGGCTGTGGTGGGCTTGGGTGTGCTGCTTCTGGGAATTACGGAAGCGGGCATCCTGGTCGGTGTACTGGGGTTCCTCATCATGGGGGCAGGCGTGTACTACGCAACCACCCGGGGACGGAAGAATCCGCCGGCGGCAACGGACGGGCGCAAGGAGCGCGAGTCCAGTACGCAGCGTGGATTCATGAATAACCTGGAAAGCAAGTGGGACGAACGCAAACGCGACCAGCCGTAG